CTTTGGTAATCCTTCAAATGGATCTTTATATTCTGTTGTAGGAAAATCTTTAACAATATCATCTAACAACTCTCCGGTTCCGGATCCGGTTGCAGATGACATGGTGTAGTATTTCTCTATTCCTAACTGGTAAAATTCTGTTGCCGCCAATTCTTCCTTAGCAGAATCTGCTTTATTTACGACAATATACACAGGCTTATTCGACCTGCGCAGCAGTTCATAGATCTCCTGATCGGTATCAGTTAAACCCTCTTCAACATTCAGCATAAAGATGATAGAAGTTGCTTCATCTACTGCCAGTTCAACTTGTTTGGTAATTTCTTCCTGAAAGACATCTTCAGTATTTACTTCGTAACCTCCAGTATCGATTACGGTAAATTCAACTCCATTCCAGTCAGATTTTCCGTAATGACGGTCTCTGGTAACTCCGGCAGTTGCATCTACGATTGCTTCTCTACGTTCTAGAAAACGGTTAAAAAGGGTGGACTTCCCTACGTTGGGACGCCCTACTATGGCGACGATATTCGACATAAAATTTTGTTTAATAATGATATTATTAATGGGTTACTCGAACTTTTCGAGCCCAAAAATTTTTTGCAAAGATAGTTTTTTTTGACTGATAAAGTAATTGTGCTAATATTCGTAACTTCAGCACGTAATTGACTACTTATCTTTTAACTATTAAAGACTTCTAAAAAATTAACTAAAAATAAATAAAATTATGATTACTATTTTAATAATTGTTGCATTGGTCGTTATCTTCCTCATGTACGGTGTTTCTATTTACAACCGCCTGGTAAAACTTCGTACGATGGTTCAGGAAGCCTGGAGCAGCATTGATGTCATGTTGAAAAAAAGACATGACTTAATTCCAAACTTAGTGGAAACCGTAAAAGGATATGCGACGCACGAAAGAGAAACTTTTGAAAGTGTAACACGTGCCAGAACAGCTGCTATGAACGCCAACACTATTCAGGAAAAAGAAGCAGCCGAGAAAAATCTAAACCAGGCGATGATGAATTTGAACGCTGTTGCGGAGCAATATCCTGATTTAAAAGCCAATACCAATTTCTTACAATTACAGGGCGAGCTTTCAGCCTTGGAAGGAGACATCGAAAAATCCCGAAGATATTATAATGGAACCGTTCGCGAAAACAATATTTTGGTGGATACTTTCCCAAGTAATATTATTGCGAACATGTACAAATTTACCAAGTCTGCCTTCTTCGAACTGGATAATATTGCAGAAAGAGCGGTACCGAATGTAAAATTCTAAATCATGAAACGCTTTTTCCTCTTCTTCCTGCTTATCTTTAGCTTCGTATCTGCTCAGGATTTTTCTGTAGAATCTGCGGACCAGAATTATGAACATATTCTTGCTTTCCATTCAGATATTCTAATCTCCAAAGATGCAGAAGCAACCATCACAGAACATATAAAAGTGTATGCCGGAGAAAATAGAATTAAGCGTGGAATATTCCGGTCGCTGCCTTTGTGGCGTAATATCAATGGTAAGAAAATAAGAATCACCTATGATATTTTGTCGGTGAAGAGAGATGGCGTTAAAGAAAAATACCATACCGAAAGCACAGGTTCCGATTACGCGATCTATTTCGGCAGCAAAGACTATATACTTCCCTCCGGAGTTTATGATTATGAACTAACCTACAAAACCGGAAATCAAATAGGGTTCTTTGATACCTATGATGAATTCTATTGGAACGTAAACGGTGCACTGTGGGATTTTAAAGTAGATGAAATTTCCGCTAAAGTAACGTTACCGGAAGGTGCAGAAATAACGCAAAACTCCTGCTATACAGGAGCATATGGATCGAACAGCTCTAACTGCACAGGTAAGAAGCTTGCTGCCAACAGCATTGAATGGTCCGCGACGAATTTGGGAGAAAATGAAGGTCTTACCATAGCTGTAGGTTTCAGCAAAGGAATATTTACTCCGCCACCGCCACCCGGTTTTCTGCAAAAGTATGGGGTTTTGGCTGTTTTAATCTTAGCAGCGTTGGGATTAGTTGCATACTTCTACAGCTCTTGGCAGAAATACGGAATTGATCCAGAAAAACCGGTAGTTTATCCACAGTTCAATGCGCCTCAAAATCTCTCCCCTGCTTCCGTAGGCTTTTTAGAGAAAGGATATTATACAGGTCAGATGATTTCAGCGGCGATCGTAAGCTTGGCTGTGAAAGGTTTTATTAAAATTATTGAAGACGATAAGCGGATTTTGGGAATTTTCGGAGGACGCGAATACACTTTAGAAAAAATAAAAGATCCAGACCAAACCCTGCCGAAAGAGGAAATTAATTTGATGAATAAGTTCTTCCCAGGTAGTTCGACATCGCTTTCTTTTGATGGAAAATACAGTTCGAAAATTGAAAATGCCGTAAACGATTTTAAAGCTAATCTTGAATATCAACACCGTAAATTTTTAAAAACCGGGAACAATACGGGAAAAGTGGTTCTACCAGCACTGCTTATCATCGCACTATATGCAGGCGGTATTTTTTTTAGTTACAGAATGAGTTACAATGACAATTATGTAGGGGCAGGAATATTTTTTGGAATATTGACCTTTATTTTTGCAATCGTATTCTCCTTTTTGTTTGAAAGATACAAGGTGACAAAATGGATATTCGGGCTCATTTCACTCGGCTTGATCTTCGCACTCTTTAGCGCATTTTCGGTCGACCGCGAAAGAATGGAAAATCTTGGATTTTATGCATGTTACGGTTTCTTACTTTTTGGGTTTATTTCTCTCGTTCTTTACCAATATCTGATAAAACAACCTACGCCTGAAAAGCTGGAAACGCTATCTCTCATCGATGGATTTAAGATGTACCTGGGAACGGCAGAAGAGAAAACGCTACAGTTTCATAATCCACCTCAAATGACGCCCGCAGTTTTCGAAAAGATGTTGCCTTTTGCCATGGTTCTGGGTGTTGATAAAATCTGGGGAGATAAATTCCAGAATATGCTGAAAAATTCCGCTTTGGGCCAATCTCAAAATTATGTATCGAGCTGGTACGTTGGCAGCTCGATGATGAATATGAATTTTGCACACAGCTTAAATTCCTCTCTGTCTCAAAGTATCGCAAGTTCCTCCACGCAACCTTCCAGTTCGGGAAGTGGATCCGGCGGCGGAGGATTTTCCGGTGGCGGTGGCGGTGGCGGTGGCGGCGGTGGCTGGTAATACAAACAAAAAAGTTCTGATTTTGCAGAACTTTTTTTATTTGTAAATTGATCGGGTTTGGGCAATCTCAACAGAATGATGACTGAGAAATAGAATCTAAAAAAAGGTTTACAAAAATAACCACCTTTCTTTTAGCCCCGACTGCAACGGCATCCCCGCCTTGGCGGGATATAGTGGAAGGCGGGTCTTCTTTTGAAAAGAGGCCAAATCGGCAAGCTCCTAAGAAAAACGCCACATCAAATTATGAAATGGCGTCTCGTATTTAACCTTATATTTTGGAAATTAAATTCTTTCGATATCAGCTCCTAAAGCTTTCAATCTTCCGTCGATATTTTCGTAACCGCGGTCAATCTGTTCTATATTTTGAATAACCGAAGTTCCTTCGGCCGAAAGCGCCGCAATTAAAAGAGCATTTCCGGCTCTGATATCCGGGGAAACCAGGGTCGTACCGCGAAGTGGATATTCGTGGTTTAAACCAACAACGGTTGCTCTGTGTGGATCGCACAAAATAATCTGCGCGCCCATATCGATTAATTTATCAACGAAAAACAATCTGGATTCAAACATTTTTTGATGCACTAAAACCGTCCCTTTTGCCTGTGTCGCTACGACTAAAACAATGGACAGTAGATCCGGTGTAAACCCTGGCCAAGGCGCATCGGAAACCGTTAAGATGGAACCGTCGATAAATTTCTGAATTTTGTAATTTTCCTGCGCCGGAATATAAATATCGTCCCCACGCTGCTCCAACTGAATACCTAGTTTTCTAAAAGTGTTTGGAATAACCCCCAGTTCTTTCCAGTTAACATTTTTAATGGTTATTTCAGATTTTGTCATGGCTGCTAAACCAATCCAGGAACCAATTTCTACCATATCCGGAAGCATGGTATGTTCGGTACCGCGTAAATGCGCTACCCCTTCGATGGTCAATAGATTAGAACCAATACCGGTAATATTGGCGCCCATTCTGTTCAGCATTTTACATAGTTGCTGCAAATACGGCTCGCAGGCGGCATTGTAAATTCGAGTCTTCCCTTTCGCCAGAACAGCGGCCATGACGATGTTGGCAGTTCCTGTAACGGAAGCCTCTTCCAGCAGAATAAATTTGCCGCGCAGTTCTTTTGCTTTTAGGGTATAAAAATATTCTTTTTCGTCATAATGAAAGTCTGCACCTAATTCTACTAAACCTTGAAAATGAGTATCGAGTCGGCGCCTTCCAATTTTATCCCCGCCTGGAGTTGGCATATAGGCTTCTCCGTATCGGGCAAGCATGGGGCCGAGTAACATAACGGAGCCACGAAGTTTTGCACCATCCTGTTTAAACTCCGGAGATTTTATATAGTCAAATTTAACCTCATTGGCTTGAAAAGTGTAGTCGCCGTGACTATTCTTGGTGACTTTGACTCCAAAGTCTCCTAAAATTTCGATCAACCGGTTAACATCATGAATATCTGGAATATTTTTGACGCGTACCTCTTCATCGGTCAGTAAAACCGCACATAAAATCTGAAGCGCTTCATTTTTTGCACCTTGCGGCGTAATTTCGCCGTGCAGCTTTTTTCCACCTCTAATTTGAAAACTTCCGCTCATTCTTATTTCCGGTTTTTATTGTTTTGAAAGGTTTTTCTGTTATTTTGGTTCTTTGGATTATGTCTTGGGTTAGATTTATTCGTTCTGTTCGTGGCGTAATAAATTTTACTTTTCTCCAGAGAATCTAATCCGGTTAAATCCAAACGGTTTTGCGAAAGATCTTTCAAATGGCGAAAAATCACATCATCCTGTACATGTTCTTTATTATAAACATTATATGATTTCTTCATATTATTCGCAATCACCTGAATCAGAGCATCTTTTTCATCACCAGGTTCCAGTTCGATCGCTTTGTCAATCAACTGCAGAATACTTTTGCCGTAAAATTTAAAATCTCCCTGAAGCTTCGGATATTCCATACGCTTCGGCTTCACCTGCATTTCTTCCGGCGTTGGGATATGATAGGGTGAATCAACATCTAAATCATAACTCGCCAATATAAAAAGATGATCCCATAGTTTGTGTCTGTAATTCTCTTCGTCGCGCAACTGCGGGTTTCTCTGTCCCATAAAATCGACAATGGCAACAGCCATTTCATTACGCTCTTCTTTATTTTCAATTTCCTTACAACGCTCTACAAGCTGCTGAATAATGCGACCGTATTCGGGCATTTGAAGCAAGGTTTTTTGTGTATTATATTCCATAAGTGCAAATATATGAATTTGTAAAGGTTATCTGTTTTAGTTTTCTTTAATTTTTTGGGCGTGCCCCTCGCCACCTCCTTTCCCACCGCTCGGGTCGGTCTGCGGCTCCCAATCTTTTTTTTTGAAGAATACTTTTTAAGGTCAATACGGAGAAAAAAAAGGATTTCCGCCTCCGCCCTCACGCAGACGAGGCTTTAACTTCACTTGTTTTAACAATTCAAATTATGAATTATAATTTCAGGAAAAATTTTCAGGTTGGGGATCAGATTAGTTTTGACTAAAACCTGTTTCTAATTAATAAAAATATAATGTGGCACTTTTTATCGCGGGAAATATTTTAAATCGCACAAAATCATTCGAGACAAAGCCAGCGTAATGTTAAACTATTGAACAAATCCAGCGTTCCAACTGACTTACCAAATTAGAGAAACCATTATACTCATTGGAAATGTTCTAATCAAATTAATCGACAAA
This DNA window, taken from Kaistella carnis, encodes the following:
- a CDS encoding LemA family protein: MITILIIVALVVIFLMYGVSIYNRLVKLRTMVQEAWSSIDVMLKKRHDLIPNLVETVKGYATHERETFESVTRARTAAMNANTIQEKEAAEKNLNQAMMNLNAVAEQYPDLKANTNFLQLQGELSALEGDIEKSRRYYNGTVRENNILVDTFPSNIIANMYKFTKSAFFELDNIAERAVPNVKF
- a CDS encoding DUF2207 domain-containing protein — protein: MKRFFLFFLLIFSFVSAQDFSVESADQNYEHILAFHSDILISKDAEATITEHIKVYAGENRIKRGIFRSLPLWRNINGKKIRITYDILSVKRDGVKEKYHTESTGSDYAIYFGSKDYILPSGVYDYELTYKTGNQIGFFDTYDEFYWNVNGALWDFKVDEISAKVTLPEGAEITQNSCYTGAYGSNSSNCTGKKLAANSIEWSATNLGENEGLTIAVGFSKGIFTPPPPPGFLQKYGVLAVLILAALGLVAYFYSSWQKYGIDPEKPVVYPQFNAPQNLSPASVGFLEKGYYTGQMISAAIVSLAVKGFIKIIEDDKRILGIFGGREYTLEKIKDPDQTLPKEEINLMNKFFPGSSTSLSFDGKYSSKIENAVNDFKANLEYQHRKFLKTGNNTGKVVLPALLIIALYAGGIFFSYRMSYNDNYVGAGIFFGILTFIFAIVFSFLFERYKVTKWIFGLISLGLIFALFSAFSVDRERMENLGFYACYGFLLFGFISLVLYQYLIKQPTPEKLETLSLIDGFKMYLGTAEEKTLQFHNPPQMTPAVFEKMLPFAMVLGVDKIWGDKFQNMLKNSALGQSQNYVSSWYVGSSMMNMNFAHSLNSSLSQSIASSSTQPSSSGSGSGGGGFSGGGGGGGGGGGW
- the murA gene encoding UDP-N-acetylglucosamine 1-carboxyvinyltransferase, with amino-acid sequence MSGSFQIRGGKKLHGEITPQGAKNEALQILCAVLLTDEEVRVKNIPDIHDVNRLIEILGDFGVKVTKNSHGDYTFQANEVKFDYIKSPEFKQDGAKLRGSVMLLGPMLARYGEAYMPTPGGDKIGRRRLDTHFQGLVELGADFHYDEKEYFYTLKAKELRGKFILLEEASVTGTANIVMAAVLAKGKTRIYNAACEPYLQQLCKMLNRMGANITGIGSNLLTIEGVAHLRGTEHTMLPDMVEIGSWIGLAAMTKSEITIKNVNWKELGVIPNTFRKLGIQLEQRGDDIYIPAQENYKIQKFIDGSILTVSDAPWPGFTPDLLSIVLVVATQAKGTVLVHQKMFESRLFFVDKLIDMGAQIILCDPHRATVVGLNHEYPLRGTTLVSPDIRAGNALLIAALSAEGTSVIQNIEQIDRGYENIDGRLKALGADIERI
- a CDS encoding DUF4290 domain-containing protein, giving the protein MEYNTQKTLLQMPEYGRIIQQLVERCKEIENKEERNEMAVAIVDFMGQRNPQLRDEENYRHKLWDHLFILASYDLDVDSPYHIPTPEEMQVKPKRMEYPKLQGDFKFYGKSILQLIDKAIELEPGDEKDALIQVIANNMKKSYNVYNKEHVQDDVIFRHLKDLSQNRLDLTGLDSLEKSKIYYATNRTNKSNPRHNPKNQNNRKTFQNNKNRK